A genomic segment from Stappia indica encodes:
- a CDS encoding ABC transporter ATP-binding protein codes for MSEPVLKVDNLTIDIPMAQGTLHAVRGIDFELKRGETLCIVGESGSGKSLTSLAIMGLLSKKMRCNAARLDFSGIDLRKQSPRAMRALRGDRMAMIFQEPMTSLNPAYTIGDQLMEALQLHRPVSRAEARARAIELLGKVGITAAESRLSQYPHQLSGGLRQRVMIAMALMCEPELIIADEPTTALDVTIQAQILRLLADLQREMNMAMILVTHDLGVVARIADKVVVMYAGEVVEKGSAREIFENPRHPYTRGLLRCIPVPGKTKPGEHLGSIPGIVPSLIGKVEGCAFRSRCDVAEAACASDVPVRRTGEDHMYRCIHEVQAGAPS; via the coding sequence ATGAGCGAACCTGTCCTCAAGGTAGACAACCTCACCATCGACATCCCGATGGCGCAGGGCACCCTGCATGCGGTGCGCGGCATCGACTTCGAGCTGAAGCGCGGCGAGACCCTGTGCATCGTCGGCGAGAGCGGCAGCGGCAAGTCGCTGACCTCGCTCGCCATCATGGGCCTCCTGTCGAAGAAGATGCGCTGCAATGCGGCGCGGCTCGACTTTTCCGGCATCGACCTGCGCAAGCAGTCGCCGCGGGCGATGCGCGCCCTGCGCGGCGACCGCATGGCGATGATCTTCCAGGAGCCGATGACCTCGCTCAACCCGGCCTACACCATCGGCGACCAGCTGATGGAGGCGCTCCAGCTGCACCGTCCGGTCAGCCGGGCCGAGGCGCGGGCCCGGGCCATCGAGCTGCTCGGCAAGGTCGGCATCACCGCGGCCGAAAGCCGCCTCTCCCAGTATCCGCACCAGCTCTCCGGCGGCCTGCGCCAGCGCGTGATGATCGCCATGGCCCTGATGTGCGAGCCGGAGCTGATCATCGCCGACGAGCCGACCACCGCGCTCGACGTGACGATCCAGGCGCAGATCCTGCGCCTGCTCGCCGATCTCCAGCGCGAGATGAACATGGCGATGATCCTGGTCACCCACGATCTCGGCGTCGTCGCCCGCATCGCCGACAAGGTGGTGGTGATGTATGCCGGCGAGGTGGTGGAAAAGGGCAGCGCCCGCGAGATCTTCGAGAACCCGCGCCATCCCTACACCCGCGGCCTGCTGCGCTGCATCCCGGTTCCGGGCAAGACCAAGCCCGGCGAGCATCTCGGCTCGATTCCCGGCATCGTGCCCTCGCTGATCGGCAAGGTGGAAGGCTGCGCCTTCCGCTCGCGCTGCGACGTTGCCGAGGCCGCCTGCGCCTCGGACGTCCCGGTGCGCCGGACCGGCGAGGACCACATGTATCGCTGCATCCACGAGGTCCAGGCAGGAGCCCCGTCATGA
- a CDS encoding ABC transporter permease encodes MARTIETVAEDLRTPSPAALLRKRIFGHYGLVFGIVVLTIIVALALFAPLLTPHDPYAQDLMARMKPPFWMAGSDPNHLLGTDYLGRDYLARLLYGARISLAIGLFAALISGLIGTAMGVAAGYFGGRVDLVVTFLINVRLAMPVVLVALAVVAILGGSLQVVVCVLGLLLWDRFAVVMRSSVLQVRDLEYVNAARAIGCSTRRIILREIMPNVVNNLIVVATLEMAHAILLEAALSFLGLGVQPPTPSWGLMISEGKQMMLFEPWLIAIPGVALFILVLAINLLGDGLRDVTAPENRG; translated from the coding sequence ATGGCACGCACCATCGAAACCGTCGCGGAAGACCTCCGCACCCCGAGCCCGGCCGCGCTCCTGCGCAAGCGCATCTTCGGCCATTACGGTCTCGTCTTCGGCATCGTCGTCCTGACGATCATCGTCGCGCTGGCGCTGTTCGCCCCGCTCTTGACGCCGCACGACCCCTACGCCCAGGACCTGATGGCGCGCATGAAGCCGCCGTTCTGGATGGCGGGCTCGGACCCGAACCATCTGCTGGGCACCGACTATCTGGGGCGCGACTATCTCGCGCGGCTGCTCTACGGCGCGCGCATCTCGCTCGCCATCGGCCTGTTCGCCGCGCTGATCTCCGGCCTCATCGGCACGGCGATGGGCGTTGCCGCCGGCTATTTCGGCGGCCGGGTGGATCTCGTCGTCACCTTCCTGATCAACGTGCGCCTCGCCATGCCGGTGGTGCTGGTGGCGCTGGCCGTCGTCGCCATTCTCGGCGGCTCGCTGCAGGTGGTGGTCTGCGTCCTCGGCCTGCTGCTGTGGGACCGGTTCGCGGTTGTGATGCGCTCCTCCGTGCTGCAGGTGCGCGACCTCGAATACGTCAACGCCGCCAGGGCCATCGGCTGCTCGACCCGTCGCATCATCCTGCGCGAGATCATGCCGAACGTGGTCAACAACCTGATCGTCGTCGCGACGCTGGAAATGGCGCACGCCATCCTGCTGGAGGCGGCGCTCTCGTTCCTCGGCCTCGGCGTGCAGCCGCCGACCCCGTCCTGGGGCCTGATGATCTCCGAAGGCAAGCAGATGATGCTGTTCGAGCCCTGGCTGATCGCCATTCCGGGCGTCGCGCTGTTCATCCTGGTGCTGGCCATCAACCTTCTCGGCGACGGCCTGCGCGACGTCACCGCACCGGAAAACAGGGGCTGA
- a CDS encoding ABC transporter permease produces the protein MLMFTLKRLGLAILVTFTVSLLSFSLLFMSGDPASAIAGENASATDIEAIRVLYGFDRPFMVQYADWLFGALSGDFGQSYYFRVPVAQLIGERLSTTMLLGVCGISFALVTAIPLGVAAAMRPNSLIDRTALFLSVMGQAMPSFWFGLVLIVVFSIQLGWLPPSGSSTWKHFIMPTVVLGYYAMPAIMRLTRAGMLEVLNADYIRTARAKGASETRVMFKHALRNAVVPVVSLAAVQMGFMLGGSIVVESIFALHGAGYLAWESIARNDLPTVQALILIFSLFYIVFTFLSDLVNAWLDPRIRVG, from the coding sequence ATGCTTATGTTCACCCTGAAACGGCTGGGGCTCGCCATTCTGGTGACCTTCACCGTGTCGCTGCTGAGCTTCAGCCTGCTGTTCATGTCCGGCGATCCGGCTTCGGCGATTGCCGGCGAGAACGCCTCCGCCACCGACATCGAGGCGATCCGCGTCCTCTACGGCTTCGACCGGCCGTTCATGGTGCAATATGCCGACTGGCTGTTCGGCGCGCTGTCGGGCGATTTCGGGCAGAGCTACTATTTCCGCGTGCCGGTCGCCCAGCTGATCGGCGAGCGCCTGTCGACGACGATGCTGCTCGGCGTGTGCGGCATCTCCTTCGCGCTGGTCACCGCCATTCCGCTCGGCGTTGCCGCGGCGATGCGCCCGAACTCGCTGATCGACCGCACCGCGCTGTTCCTGTCGGTGATGGGCCAGGCGATGCCGAGCTTCTGGTTCGGCCTGGTGCTGATCGTCGTCTTCTCGATCCAGCTCGGCTGGCTGCCGCCGTCCGGCTCCTCGACCTGGAAGCACTTCATCATGCCGACCGTCGTGCTCGGCTACTACGCCATGCCGGCGATCATGCGCCTGACGCGCGCCGGCATGCTGGAGGTGTTGAACGCCGACTACATCCGCACCGCGCGCGCCAAGGGCGCCAGCGAGACGCGGGTGATGTTCAAGCATGCGCTGCGCAACGCGGTGGTGCCGGTGGTCAGCCTTGCCGCCGTGCAGATGGGCTTCATGCTGGGCGGCTCCATCGTGGTGGAGTCCATCTTCGCCCTGCACGGCGCCGGCTATCTCGCCTGGGAGTCGATCGCCCGCAACGACCTGCCGACCGTGCAGGCGCTGATCCTGATCTTCTCGCTGTTCTACATCGTCTTCACGTTCCTGTCGGATCTGGTCAATGCCTGGCTCGATCCGCGCATCCGGGTGGGCTGA
- a CDS encoding ABC transporter substrate-binding protein — MSTVALAVVMTAGSAMADKANDTLNAAFTKELESVDSYFNSAREGVILQRSIWDGLLYLNQETGEYEGNLATSWTWVDDTTLELKLREGVKFHNGEEFDADDVVYTVEFVSKPENGVVVQRNVNWMKGAEKVDKYTVRIFTNGPFPAALEYLAGPVSIYPNEYYAEAGPAGMALKPVGTGPYQVESVEPGKHFVLKKYEGYHGGPKGMANIGTVDIRTIPDINTQLAELFSGGLDFIWGVPADQAEKLAMMDRVNVVNESTMRVGYLELDAAGRSGADNPMTKTKVRQAIAHAIDRQAIVDNLLKGASKVVHSACFPSQFGCDLDVTKYEFDPEKAKALLAEAGYPDGFEVDFYAYRDRPYAEAMLSYLANVGIRANLKFLQYSALRDMRHKGETSMSFQTWGSYSVNDASAITSQFFKHGKEDFARDDEVLEWLNVADTSVDPAVRKENYSKALNKIADEAYWVPLFSYNANYVFTKEATFTPTPDEVVRFFHVRWN, encoded by the coding sequence ATGAGCACCGTTGCCCTGGCCGTCGTCATGACTGCCGGCAGCGCCATGGCCGACAAGGCCAACGACACGCTGAATGCCGCCTTCACCAAGGAACTGGAATCGGTCGACAGCTACTTCAATTCCGCCCGCGAGGGCGTGATCCTGCAGCGGTCCATCTGGGACGGCCTGCTCTATCTCAACCAGGAGACCGGCGAGTACGAGGGCAACCTTGCGACCTCCTGGACCTGGGTCGACGACACCACGCTGGAGCTGAAGCTGCGCGAGGGCGTCAAGTTCCACAACGGCGAGGAGTTCGACGCCGACGACGTGGTCTACACGGTCGAGTTCGTCTCCAAGCCGGAGAACGGCGTCGTCGTCCAGCGCAACGTCAACTGGATGAAGGGCGCGGAGAAGGTCGACAAGTACACCGTCCGCATCTTCACCAATGGTCCGTTCCCGGCCGCGCTCGAGTATCTCGCCGGCCCGGTCTCGATCTATCCGAACGAGTATTACGCCGAGGCCGGTCCCGCCGGCATGGCGCTGAAGCCGGTCGGTACCGGTCCCTACCAGGTCGAGAGCGTCGAGCCCGGCAAGCATTTCGTGCTGAAGAAGTACGAGGGCTATCACGGCGGCCCGAAGGGCATGGCGAATATCGGCACCGTCGACATCCGCACCATTCCCGACATCAACACCCAGCTCGCCGAGCTGTTCAGCGGCGGCCTCGACTTCATCTGGGGCGTGCCGGCCGACCAGGCCGAGAAGCTGGCGATGATGGACCGGGTCAACGTCGTCAACGAGAGCACCATGCGCGTCGGCTATCTGGAGCTCGATGCGGCTGGCCGCAGCGGCGCCGACAACCCGATGACCAAGACCAAGGTGCGCCAGGCCATCGCCCATGCCATCGACCGCCAGGCCATCGTCGACAACCTGCTCAAGGGCGCCTCGAAGGTCGTGCATTCGGCCTGCTTCCCGAGCCAGTTCGGCTGCGACCTCGACGTGACCAAGTACGAGTTCGATCCGGAGAAGGCCAAGGCGCTGCTCGCGGAGGCCGGCTATCCGGACGGCTTCGAGGTCGACTTCTACGCCTACCGCGACCGGCCCTATGCCGAGGCGATGCTCTCCTACCTCGCCAATGTCGGCATCCGGGCCAACCTGAAGTTCCTGCAGTACTCGGCCCTGCGCGACATGCGCCACAAGGGCGAGACCAGCATGAGCTTCCAGACCTGGGGCTCCTACTCGGTCAACGACGCCTCGGCGATCACCAGCCAGTTCTTCAAGCACGGCAAGGAAGACTTCGCCCGTGACGACGAGGTGCTGGAGTGGCTCAACGTCGCCGACACCTCCGTCGATCCGGCGGTGCGCAAGGAGAACTACTCCAAGGCGCTGAACAAGATCGCCGACGAGGCCTACTGGGTGCCGCTGTTCTCCTACAACGCGAACTACGTGTTCACGAAGGAGGCGACCTTCACCCCGACCCCGGACGAGGTCGTGCGCTTCTTCCACGTTCGCTGGAACTAA
- a CDS encoding IclR family transcriptional regulator produces MPKEKQDTLFVGSLDKGLRVLSLFNEHHTVLGLTEIAELTGLDKSAAQRLTNTLHKTGYLNKDPESRRYSPSIKFLELGNAYQWADPLVQLAMPKAIELGRSLGERVNVARLAGQEIVYVIRIPTQLTAFGAMVSGRRLSALTTSSGRAMIARLSEAERKVAVETWPIKPLTPKTTTDRAKIAEAIEEAVACGYGLTHSENIMNEIGIAAPIMSGDGRPVATVQCSVSSLKWSVERVRGELAPHLIEVANSIHLPRGA; encoded by the coding sequence ATGCCGAAGGAAAAGCAGGACACTTTGTTCGTCGGCTCGCTCGACAAGGGGCTGCGCGTGCTCAGCCTGTTCAACGAGCATCACACGGTGCTGGGGCTGACCGAGATCGCCGAACTCACCGGGCTCGACAAGAGCGCGGCGCAGCGGCTGACCAACACGCTGCACAAGACCGGCTATCTCAACAAGGACCCGGAATCGCGGCGCTACAGCCCCTCGATCAAGTTCCTGGAGCTGGGCAACGCCTATCAATGGGCCGACCCGCTGGTGCAGCTCGCCATGCCCAAGGCGATCGAGCTGGGGCGCTCGCTGGGCGAGCGGGTCAACGTCGCCAGGCTCGCCGGCCAGGAGATCGTCTACGTGATCCGCATCCCGACCCAGCTCACCGCCTTCGGCGCGATGGTGTCCGGACGGCGGCTGTCGGCGCTGACCACCTCCAGCGGACGGGCGATGATCGCAAGGCTGAGCGAGGCGGAGCGCAAGGTGGCGGTCGAGACCTGGCCGATCAAGCCGCTGACGCCCAAGACGACGACCGACCGGGCCAAGATCGCCGAGGCCATCGAGGAGGCGGTCGCCTGCGGCTACGGGCTGACACATAGCGAGAACATCATGAACGAGATCGGCATCGCCGCGCCGATCATGTCCGGCGACGGGCGGCCGGTCGCCACCGTGCAATGCTCGGTCTCGAGCCTGAAATGGAGCGTGGAGCGGGTGCGCGGGGAACTGGCCCCGCACCTGATCGAGGTCGCCAACTCGATCCACCTGCCGCGCGGCGCGTAA
- a CDS encoding four-carbon acid sugar kinase family protein: MSGYVFIGDDFTGASDTLATLAEAGIAARLCLERQGLARLPQTPRGKGAFPAVGIATDFRAGAPSEVEPRLRALMPLVRGCLPRFVHYKICSTFDSAPHVGNVGAAVAVLEEELSPALTVIVGGQPSLQRFCLFGTLFARAPDGQVHRIDRHPVMSRHPVTPMGEADLRRHLAAQGLGDVALLARPELADAAASVAAMADGSGRRVLVDAVDDTDIEMLGLALSLLETHGRPLLLVGASGVAEAVAGRAAETGGESVPDASALGPVPGPRLVLAGSRSAATAAQVATATRYTRLALGASDITGEGRELFAARCAQLLAGGTNVLAHLDPHADYGLAPDALSESLAELAARILALHPVAALAVAGGDTSGAVVRRLGFESLSFVARAGSGVAVCRGHAPGTPLDGMRLMLKGGQVGPLDLFDRFAA; the protein is encoded by the coding sequence ATGAGCGGCTACGTCTTCATCGGAGACGATTTCACCGGCGCGTCCGACACGCTGGCGACGCTGGCCGAGGCCGGCATTGCCGCGCGCCTGTGCCTGGAGCGGCAAGGCCTTGCCCGTCTGCCGCAGACGCCGCGCGGCAAGGGCGCGTTTCCGGCCGTCGGCATCGCCACCGACTTTCGCGCCGGCGCGCCGTCTGAGGTCGAGCCGCGCCTGCGCGCCCTGATGCCGCTGGTGCGGGGATGCCTGCCCCGTTTCGTGCACTACAAGATCTGCTCCACCTTCGATTCCGCCCCGCATGTGGGCAATGTCGGCGCGGCCGTCGCCGTGCTGGAGGAGGAGCTGTCGCCGGCGCTCACCGTCATTGTCGGCGGCCAGCCCAGCCTGCAGCGCTTCTGCCTGTTCGGCACGTTGTTCGCGCGTGCCCCCGACGGGCAGGTGCACCGCATCGACCGCCATCCGGTGATGAGCCGCCATCCGGTCACGCCGATGGGGGAGGCGGACCTGCGCCGTCATCTCGCCGCGCAAGGGCTCGGCGATGTCGCGCTGCTGGCGCGGCCCGAGCTTGCGGATGCCGCAGCCAGTGTGGCCGCCATGGCGGACGGCAGCGGGCGCCGCGTGCTGGTCGATGCGGTCGACGATACGGATATCGAGATGCTGGGCCTTGCCCTGTCGCTGCTGGAAACCCATGGCCGGCCCCTGCTGCTGGTCGGCGCCAGCGGCGTTGCCGAGGCGGTGGCGGGAAGGGCCGCAGAGACGGGGGGCGAAAGCGTCCCGGATGCGTCTGCGCTCGGCCCGGTTCCCGGTCCGCGCCTGGTGCTGGCCGGCAGCCGCTCGGCGGCAACCGCGGCGCAGGTCGCCACGGCGACGCGCTACACGCGCCTTGCCCTCGGCGCGTCCGACATCACGGGGGAGGGGCGGGAGCTGTTCGCGGCGCGCTGCGCCCAGCTGCTGGCCGGCGGCACCAACGTGCTCGCCCATCTCGATCCGCACGCCGATTACGGCCTTGCGCCCGATGCCCTTTCCGAGAGCCTTGCCGAGCTCGCCGCGCGCATCCTCGCCCTGCATCCCGTTGCCGCGCTGGCGGTCGCCGGCGGCGATACCTCGGGGGCGGTGGTGCGCCGCCTCGGCTTCGAGAGTCTCTCCTTCGTCGCCCGCGCCGGTTCGGGCGTTGCCGTCTGCCGCGGCCATGCGCCGGGCACGCCGCTCGACGGCATGCGGTTGATGCTCAAGGGCGGGCAGGTCGGCCCGCTCGATCTCTTCGACCGGTTCGCCGCCTGA
- a CDS encoding ribulose-bisphosphate carboxylase large subunit family protein — translation MQAIPLKADSVEATYLIETPLAPEKVAAIMAGEQSCGTFVRVAGESDELRARAGAEVLSVEDLAPASAPSLASAWLERQGTPGPWRRARVRIAYPLANIGTNLPTLAATVAGNLYDLGEVTGLRLVDVALPQACRTRFDLPLHGVGGTRAVLGVAGRPLFGTIIKPNVGLSADEIAALVADLCEAGVEFIKDDEICADPDHAPLEARVRAVMAQVRAYRERSGRTVMVAFNITDELDAMRRHADLVEREGGSCVMASLNWCGLSAMQSLRRSTPLVVHGHRNGFGAFARHPLLGIGFDAYQALYRLAGVDHMHVHGIGGKFSDAPQEVEEAARRCLQPLAVDAPDASDAVMPAFSSGQWAGTLPVTAQAAGSSDFLFMAGGGILAHPSGPAAGVASLRQAWEAVAANEDLEQAARSRPELAGALSFFGKKAG, via the coding sequence ATGCAGGCGATCCCCCTCAAAGCCGACAGCGTCGAGGCGACCTATCTGATCGAGACGCCGCTCGCGCCGGAAAAGGTCGCGGCGATCATGGCCGGCGAGCAGAGCTGCGGCACCTTCGTGCGTGTTGCCGGCGAGAGCGACGAACTCCGCGCCCGTGCCGGCGCCGAGGTGCTGTCCGTCGAGGACTTGGCGCCGGCGAGCGCCCCGAGCCTTGCCAGCGCCTGGCTCGAGCGGCAGGGCACGCCCGGCCCCTGGCGGCGCGCACGGGTGCGCATCGCCTATCCGCTCGCCAATATCGGCACCAACCTGCCGACCCTTGCCGCCACGGTCGCCGGCAATCTCTACGATCTCGGCGAGGTCACCGGGCTTCGCCTCGTCGATGTCGCCCTGCCGCAGGCCTGCCGCACCCGGTTCGACCTGCCGCTGCACGGCGTTGGCGGCACCCGCGCGGTGCTCGGCGTGGCTGGTCGGCCGCTCTTCGGCACCATCATCAAGCCGAATGTCGGCCTGAGCGCCGACGAGATCGCCGCGCTGGTGGCGGATCTTTGCGAGGCCGGCGTCGAGTTCATCAAGGACGACGAGATCTGCGCCGACCCGGACCATGCGCCGCTGGAGGCGCGGGTCCGCGCGGTGATGGCTCAGGTGCGGGCCTATCGCGAGCGCAGCGGCCGCACTGTCATGGTCGCCTTCAACATCACCGACGAGCTCGACGCCATGCGCCGCCATGCGGATCTGGTGGAGCGCGAGGGCGGGTCCTGCGTCATGGCCAGCCTCAACTGGTGCGGCCTGTCGGCGATGCAGTCGCTGCGCCGGTCCACGCCGCTCGTCGTGCACGGCCATCGCAACGGCTTCGGCGCCTTCGCCCGCCATCCGTTGCTCGGCATCGGCTTCGACGCCTATCAGGCGCTCTACCGCCTTGCCGGCGTCGACCACATGCATGTGCACGGCATCGGCGGCAAGTTCTCCGACGCTCCCCAAGAGGTGGAGGAGGCGGCGCGCCGCTGCCTCCAGCCGCTCGCCGTTGACGCACCGGATGCCTCGGACGCGGTGATGCCGGCCTTCTCCTCCGGCCAGTGGGCCGGCACGCTGCCGGTTACGGCGCAGGCCGCCGGGTCGAGCGACTTCCTGTTCATGGCGGGCGGGGGCATCCTCGCCCATCCTTCGGGCCCGGCGGCTGGCGTCGCCAGCCTGCGCCAGGCCTGGGAGGCGGTCGCCGCGAACGAGGATCTGGAGCAGGCTGCACGCTCCCGGCCGGAGCTTGCCGGGGCGCTCTCCTTCTTCGGGAAAAAGGCCGGGTAA
- a CDS encoding VOC family protein has translation MSRFLGAIRQLGYVVDDIEAAMEHWHKVMGVGPWYYNPKVPIEDYRYDGQSFKVHNSVALANSGEVQVELIQTRNDAPSMYRDFRLAGHRGLQHVAYWTQDYDADLARMEAEGFRVKMSGKVGANGRFAYFDREAHPGTVIELSEVMGPKGRMFDLIRAASEGWDGSDPVRPFPDLSAI, from the coding sequence ATGAGCAGGTTTCTCGGCGCAATCCGCCAGCTCGGCTACGTGGTCGACGACATCGAGGCGGCGATGGAGCATTGGCACAAGGTCATGGGCGTCGGCCCGTGGTACTACAATCCCAAGGTGCCCATCGAGGACTACCGCTATGACGGCCAGTCCTTCAAGGTCCACAATTCCGTTGCGCTGGCCAACAGCGGCGAGGTGCAGGTCGAGCTGATCCAGACCCGCAACGACGCCCCGTCGATGTATCGCGACTTCCGGCTCGCCGGCCATCGCGGGCTGCAGCATGTCGCCTACTGGACGCAAGATTACGACGCGGATCTCGCCCGCATGGAGGCCGAAGGCTTCCGCGTGAAGATGAGCGGCAAGGTCGGGGCGAACGGCCGCTTCGCCTATTTCGACCGCGAGGCCCATCCCGGCACGGTGATCGAGCTGTCCGAGGTGATGGGGCCGAAGGGCCGGATGTTCGACCTGATCCGCGCTGCCTCGGAAGGCTGGGACGGCAGCGATCCGGTCCGTCCCTTCCCCGACCTTTCCGCGATCTGA
- a CDS encoding TRAP transporter large permease, which translates to MSLLLLLVFSAALLLGAPIAVALGLASALAIAAFDLPVHVLAQRGINALDSTPLLAVPLFILAASLLNAMGVTTHIFDLVRLVVGRIRGAVAQVSILVSLIFSGVSGAALADIGALGKIQIDQMSAQGYRRDFAAGITIAAATIGPIFPPSIPLIIYASVTNVSAVQLLVAGIVPALLITAFLMVQVAVMARIYNLPRDTVSPSLRAVARKAVISLPALVAPVILIGGLLSGYFGPTEVAGVTVAYALAIGFLVYRSLTLKAVWESLRETVEATAGILFIVSTAAVFAWVLTLDQVPAMAGQMLLGLSDNPLVLLLLVNVLLLVVGMFLESIAAILIIAPIVAPALHQAGVDPLQLGIVFVLNLMIGLLTPPIGMSLYMVSIVARMPVHSVIRGVLPFFLPLALSLLVVSAVPAVSTWLPRLLSQ; encoded by the coding sequence ATGAGCCTCCTGCTTCTCCTCGTCTTTTCCGCCGCGCTGCTGCTCGGCGCGCCGATTGCCGTTGCCCTCGGCCTTGCCTCGGCACTGGCCATCGCCGCCTTCGACCTGCCGGTGCATGTCTTGGCGCAGCGCGGCATCAACGCGCTCGATTCGACGCCGCTGCTCGCCGTGCCGCTGTTCATCCTGGCGGCGAGCCTGCTCAACGCGATGGGCGTCACAACCCATATCTTCGACCTGGTGCGGCTCGTCGTCGGGCGCATCCGCGGCGCGGTCGCGCAGGTGTCGATCCTCGTCAGCCTGATCTTTTCCGGCGTCTCGGGCGCCGCACTCGCCGATATCGGCGCGCTCGGCAAGATCCAGATCGACCAGATGTCGGCGCAGGGCTACCGGCGCGATTTCGCCGCCGGCATCACCATCGCGGCGGCGACCATCGGGCCGATCTTCCCGCCCTCCATCCCGCTGATCATCTATGCCAGCGTCACCAATGTCTCGGCGGTGCAGCTGCTGGTCGCCGGCATCGTCCCGGCGCTGCTGATCACGGCCTTCCTGATGGTGCAGGTCGCCGTCATGGCGCGCATCTACAACCTGCCGCGCGACACGGTCAGCCCGTCGCTGCGCGCCGTCGCCCGCAAGGCGGTGATCTCGCTGCCGGCGCTGGTCGCCCCGGTGATCCTGATCGGCGGGCTGCTCAGCGGCTATTTCGGCCCCACCGAAGTCGCCGGCGTCACGGTCGCCTATGCGCTGGCCATCGGCTTCCTCGTCTACCGTTCGCTCACCCTCAAGGCCGTGTGGGAGAGCCTGCGCGAAACGGTGGAGGCGACCGCCGGCATCCTGTTCATCGTGTCGACGGCCGCCGTCTTCGCCTGGGTGCTGACGCTCGACCAGGTCCCGGCGATGGCCGGGCAGATGCTTCTGGGGCTTTCCGACAATCCGCTCGTGCTGCTGCTGCTGGTCAACGTGCTGCTGCTCGTCGTCGGCATGTTCCTGGAATCCATCGCGGCGATCCTGATCATCGCGCCCATCGTCGCCCCGGCGCTGCACCAGGCCGGCGTCGATCCGCTGCAGCTCGGCATCGTCTTCGTGCTCAACCTGATGATCGGGCTGCTGACGCCGCCCATCGGCATGAGCCTCTACATGGTCTCCATCGTCGCCAGGATGCCGGTCCATTCGGTCATCCGCGGCGTGCTGCCCTTCTTCCTGCCCCTCGCGCTGTCGCTGCTGGTCGTCTCGGCCGTGCCGGCCGTGTCGACGTGGCTTCCCCGACTTCTCTCGCAATAG
- a CDS encoding TRAP transporter small permease, whose translation MTGATDPVSPDSGGAGPVPPGGRLLAGAAACCRTLAVLLLMAMSVLVVGQVLGRNLLDLGMPWADELARFCGVALVFLCVPLLALQGRHVAVDLVPMSLPAPARRWTGLLVELSVLAFSLFFLYGLYRFLGRAWKFATPTLGIPNWVFYAPAIVAMVLLALVTLARLLALLRGQTLPGSDQALP comes from the coding sequence ATGACCGGCGCGACTGACCCCGTCTCCCCTGATTCCGGAGGGGCCGGTCCCGTCCCCCCGGGCGGCAGGCTCCTTGCAGGTGCGGCGGCGTGCTGCCGCACCCTCGCCGTGCTGCTGCTGATGGCGATGAGCGTGCTGGTCGTCGGCCAGGTGCTCGGCCGCAACCTGCTCGATCTCGGCATGCCCTGGGCGGACGAGCTCGCCCGCTTCTGCGGCGTCGCGCTCGTCTTCCTCTGCGTGCCGTTGCTCGCCCTGCAGGGCCGGCATGTGGCGGTGGATCTGGTGCCGATGTCGCTGCCGGCGCCTGCCCGCCGCTGGACCGGCCTGCTGGTCGAGCTCAGCGTCCTCGCCTTCTCGCTCTTCTTCCTCTACGGGCTCTACCGTTTTCTCGGCCGGGCGTGGAAATTCGCCACCCCGACCCTCGGCATCCCCAACTGGGTGTTCTACGCGCCGGCCATCGTCGCGATGGTGCTGCTGGCGCTGGTCACCCTTGCCCGCCTGCTCGCGCTTCTTCGCGGCCAGACGCTCCCCGGTTCCGATCAGGCCCTGCCATGA